In Brevibacillus marinus, the genomic window CGTCCTGCTGAAGAAAAATCCGAACTATTTCATCGAAGGCCAGCCGGGCGTTGACGCGATCAAGTTCCAAATCATGAAGGACGAGGCGGAGCGGCTGGCGGCGCTGCGTGCCGGCCGGATCGACATCGCCCAGGTTTCCGCCGATTTCGCCAAGGTGCTGAAAGATGCGCCGGGCATCACGGTGAAAAGCTACCAGTCGATGGAATACAGTTATCTCGGCATCAACGTAAAACAACAGCCGTTCGACGATCCCCGCGTACGTCAGGCGATCAGCTATGCCGTTGACCGCTCGGCGATTGTGGAAGTCGTCTGGAAGGGCGAGGCCAGTTTGACCGGTCCGATCGCGCCTGCCCAAACAGCGTGGGCATTGGATACCAGCCGTTATCCCAGCTATCAGACCAACGTCGAAAAAGCGAAGGAACTGCTCAAGGAAGCAGGCTATCCGAACGGATTTGAGACTGTGCTGGAGACAGCATCCACCTATCCCGACATGGTGGAGACGGCACAGGTGCTCCAGCAGCAGCTGCAGCAAATCGGAATCAAAACGACGATCAACCAGCTGGAGTGGGGGAACTACATTGAGCGGTGGAAGTCGAAAGAGATGTCGCTGTTGGTGGGGCGCAACACCTCCGGCATCGATCCCGACCGCTCGATGCGCTTCTTCTTCCATACCGAAGGTTCGGCCAACGTCTGGAACTACTCCAATCCGCAGTATGACCAGCTTGTGCAGAAGGCGCTGGAAGCTACCGATCCGGCTGAGCGCAAAAGCCTGTACGAGGAAGCGCAAATACTGCTGGTGGAAGACGCGCCCAATTTGTTCCTGGCTTCCCCCAAGAATTTCTACGCAGTGAGCGAGAAAGTGGTAGGGTTTGAACCATCCGCCGCTGGTGAAGTCTACGCCTTGGTGAAGACAGCAAAGAAGAACTGACGGTCGTCGCGAAAGGTGGTCGGGGAGCATGCTGCCTCCCCGGCTCTTTCTATTTGGGGAG contains:
- a CDS encoding ABC transporter substrate-binding protein, with amino-acid sequence MKKIGKYFAVLLTLGLLLAACSGGGQEAAPAQQENQEQSAETTAGPSELIVGAEQEPVGFDPHKVPAASSVRIYALVYDSLTKLDENLNVVPGLASEWSFSDDGKTITFKLRKGVTFHNGREMTAEDVKYSFERILNPDTGSIAKSYFSSIETIETPDPYTVVFKLKYPDSAFIANSSSAYASIVAKEVGDLNKEAVGTGPFMLDTVESGQYVLLKKNPNYFIEGQPGVDAIKFQIMKDEAERLAALRAGRIDIAQVSADFAKVLKDAPGITVKSYQSMEYSYLGINVKQQPFDDPRVRQAISYAVDRSAIVEVVWKGEASLTGPIAPAQTAWALDTSRYPSYQTNVEKAKELLKEAGYPNGFETVLETASTYPDMVETAQVLQQQLQQIGIKTTINQLEWGNYIERWKSKEMSLLVGRNTSGIDPDRSMRFFFHTEGSANVWNYSNPQYDQLVQKALEATDPAERKSLYEEAQILLVEDAPNLFLASPKNFYAVSEKVVGFEPSAAGEVYALVKTAKKN